One genomic window of cyanobiont of Ornithocercus magnificus includes the following:
- a CDS encoding MoaD/ThiS family protein yields MHEATTGSLRVLLFASLRDQAGWGERLMTLPSGVPRPAAVDIWNLLALGPLPAEVRVAINQKLVDKHQPVSVGDEVAFLPPFTGG; encoded by the coding sequence ATGCACGAAGCAACTACCGGATCACTGCGAGTTTTGCTATTTGCTTCACTACGCGACCAAGCTGGATGGGGAGAGCGATTAATGACATTACCTAGTGGTGTACCGAGACCTGCGGCAGTGGATATATGGAATTTATTAGCTCTTGGACCTCTTCCTGCAGAAGTTCGAGTAGCAATCAATCAGAAGCTTGTAGATAAGCATCAACCAGTATCTGTTGGTGACGAAGTTGCTTTCCTACCACCATTCACGGGAGGTTGA
- a CDS encoding molybdenum cofactor biosynthesis protein B has product MTEDTSGECLQQRLETAGHHLLERRLVPDNRYFIRAELSRWIADSDVQVVITSGGTGLTGRDGTPEAVTPLLDKTIEGFGELFRSLSFRKIGTSAVQSRCLAGVANGTLIFVLPGSLDAVETAWDCLIRSLLSSSTQPCNLAQLLPRLTEKTS; this is encoded by the coding sequence TTGACCGAAGACACTAGCGGCGAGTGTCTACAGCAAAGGCTGGAGACTGCAGGCCATCATCTATTGGAAAGACGCCTTGTACCCGACAATCGCTACTTTATCCGTGCTGAACTGAGTCGTTGGATCGCTGACTCTGATGTGCAGGTAGTAATCACGAGTGGTGGTACTGGCCTTACTGGGCGTGATGGCACACCCGAGGCAGTGACACCATTACTTGACAAAACAATTGAGGGCTTTGGTGAGTTATTCCGCTCGCTCTCGTTCAGAAAAATTGGCACCAGCGCAGTTCAGAGTCGTTGCCTGGCAGGTGTCGCTAATGGAACTTTGATCTTTGTGTTGCCAGGCTCACTAGACGCTGTAGAAACTGCTTGGGATTGTCTTATCAGATCTCTGCTAAGTTCAAGTACCCAGCCTTGCAACTTAGCGCAATTGTTGCCTCGTCTTACAGAAAAGACCAGCTGA
- a CDS encoding molybdenum cofactor biosynthesis protein MoaE — translation MSQKTRVLISSEAFSPWESLDNWLEDAAASAIFIGRVRDQSWEGNPLQTLELTHYPGMCERQIHMSAEVLLRKHKAISALVVHRVGQLVPGEVILLVAVAADHRGQAQRCCTALLESLKHEAPFWKRECCDSRSRWLTDNTEL, via the coding sequence ATGAGTCAAAAAACACGGGTATTAATCTCCTCAGAGGCTTTTTCTCCTTGGGAGAGTCTAGATAACTGGCTAGAAGATGCAGCAGCAAGTGCAATTTTCATTGGTCGGGTGCGTGATCAAAGCTGGGAGGGTAATCCTCTACAGACTCTAGAACTCACTCACTACCCGGGCATGTGTGAGCGGCAAATTCATATGAGTGCTGAGGTCTTGCTACGGAAGCACAAAGCAATCTCAGCTCTAGTAGTACATAGAGTTGGGCAACTTGTACCTGGCGAGGTGATCTTGCTGGTAGCAGTGGCAGCAGACCACCGTGGGCAAGCCCAACGCTGCTGCACAGCTTTATTAGAATCGCTCAAGCATGAGGCACCTTTCTGGAAACGAGAGTGTTGTGATAGCCGAAGTAGGTGGCTAACAGATA